One stretch of Brachyhypopomus gauderio isolate BG-103 chromosome 8, BGAUD_0.2, whole genome shotgun sequence DNA includes these proteins:
- the p4hb gene encoding protein disulfide-isomerase, whose translation MLKLVLLCALAAAGRADISEEEDVLVLKKTNFEEALKAHPNILVEFYAPWCGHCKALAPEFAKAAGILKADGSDIRLGKVDATEETELAQEFGVRGYPTIKFFKGGDKSLPREYSAGRQADDIVNWLKKRTGPAARTLNDVAQAESLIADSEVAVIGFFKDVESEAAQAYIKAAEAVDDVPFGITSDDAIFSKFEVTKDTVVLFKKFDEGRNAYDGEITKESLLSFIKANQLPLVIEFTEQTAPKIFGGDIKSHILLFVPKASKDFQEKLDEFKKAATGFKGKILFIFIDSDVDDNQRILEFFGLKKDECPALRLITLEDEMTKYKPETWEITAENIVTFCKSFTEGKLKAHLMSQDIPEDWDKNPVHVLVGKNFEEVVFDPKKNVFVEFYAPWCGHCKQLAPIWDQLGEKYKDSPDVVVAKMDSTANEIEAVKVHSFPTLKFFPAGEERKIIDYSGERTLEGFTKFLESGGKEGGAPAGDDDDEEVDDLDLEDTEEDADSDAEEGHDEL comes from the exons ATGCTGAAGTTGGTGCTCCTGTGTGCGCTGGCGGCGGCGGGCAGGGCTGACatctccgaggaggaggacgtTCTCGTCCTGAAGAAGACCAACTTCGAGGAGGCGCTCAAAGCACACCCCAACATCCTCGTCGAGTTCT ATGCTCCATGGTGCGGGCACTGCAAGGCCCTGGCGCCAGAGTTCGCCAAGGCGGCTGGCATACTGAAGGCGGACGGCTCGGACATCCGCCTGGGCAAAGTGGACGCTACGGAGGAGACCGAGCTGGCGCAGGAGTTCGGGGTGCGCGGCTACCCCACCATCAAGTTCTTCAAGGGTGGAGACAAGAGCTTACCCAGAGAATACTCGG CTGGTCGTCAGGCTGACGACATCGTGAATTGGCTGAAGAAGCGAACGGGACCAGCGGCCCGGACGCTGAACGACGTGGCCCAGGCCGAGTCCCTGATCGCCGACAGCGAGGTTGCCGTCATCGGGTTCTTCAAG GACGTGGAATCTGAAGCTGCCCAGGCCTACATCAAAGCAGCGGAGGCTGTCGACGACGTTCCGTTTGGCATCACCTCTGACGACGCCATCTTCTCCAAGTTCGAGGTTACCAAGGACACCGTTGTACTGTTTAAGAAG tttgatGAGGGTCGTAACGCGTATGATGGCGAGATTACCAAAGAGAGTCTCCTCAGCTTCATCAAGGCCAACCAACTTCCCCTGGTCATCGAGTTCACCGAGCAG ACTGCTCCCAAAATCTTTGGCGGAGACATCAAATCCCACATTTTGCTGTTTGTACCAAAAGCAAGCAAGGACTTTCAGGAGAAGCTGGACGAATTCAAAAAGGCCGCCACGGGCTTCAAGGGCAAG atcctcttcatcttcatcgACAGCGACGTCGACGACAACCAGCGCATCCTTGAGTTCTTCGGCCTGAAGAAGGACGAGTGCCCGGCCCTACGCCTCATAACCCTCGAGGACGAGATGACCAAGTACAAGCCGGAGACGTGGGAGATCACGGCGGAGAACATCGTGACCTTTTGCAAGTCCTTCACAGAGGGCAAGCTGAAG GCTCATCTGATGAGCCAAGACATTCCTGAGGACTGGGACAAGAACCCAGTCCATGTTCTGGTGGGCAAGAACTTCGAGGAAGTCGTCTTCGATCCCAAAAAGAATGTCTTCGTTGAGTTCT ATGCCCCCTGGTGTGGTCACTGCAAACAGCTGGCCCCGATCTGGGATCAGCTGGGGGAGAAGTACAAGGACAGCCCAGATGTGGTGGTGGCCAAGATGGACTCCACGGCCAACGAGATCGAGGCCGTCAAGGTCCACAGCTTCCCCACGCTGAAGTTCTTCCCTgctggggaggagaggaag ATAATTGACTACAGTGGGGAGAGGACCCTAGAGGGCTTCACCAAGTTCCTGGAGAGTGgtgggaaggagggaggagcaCCAGCAGGAGACGATGACGACGAAGAGGTCGAT gatctGGATCTCGAGGACACTGAGGAGGATGCCGATTCAGACGCAGAAGAAGGACACGATGAATTataa
- the cd7al gene encoding cd7 antigen-like isoform X2, translating into MEQLMVEAYGNITYLRRHTNDSVEFPCACKDTRTKMFAFAIKRIWLDPLQVLYVHVEVERGTPHDAYQGRVFEKRDVGKRSISVNITHLRPNDTDIYQCVFFHDDSLAGYDGVPGVTEFFLHVDSAEPCSCYDYKPFLYSLSTVAGLLCLCVLGLSRAFCPQKQPTHQPVYEEMRGMVQNH; encoded by the exons ATGGAACAGTTAATGGTAGAAG CGTATGGGAATATTACATATCTTCGCAGACACACAAATGATTCCGTCGAGTTCCCTTGTGCGTGCAAGGACACCAGAACCAAAATGTTTGCTTTCGCTATAAAGCGCATCTGGCTGGATCCTTTACAAGTGCTGTATGTGCACGTGGAGGTTGAGCGAGGGACCCCCCATGACGCGTATCAGGGCCGGGTCTTTGAGAAGAGGGACGTGGGGAAACGGAGCATCAGCGTGAACATCACACACCTGCGGCCAAACGACACAGACATCTACCAGTGTGTGTTTTTCCATGACGATTCTCTCGCTGGATACGATGGAGTGCCTGGTGTGACAGAGTTCTTTCTCCATGTGGACTCTG CAGAACCATGCAGTTGCTATGACTACAAGCCTTTCCTGTACTCCCTGTCCACAGTGGCAGGActgctctgtctctgtgtgctgggcttATCTCGGGCGTTCTGT CCTCAGAAGCAGCCGACACACCAGCCTGTCTACGAGGAGATGAGGGGTATGGTGCAAAACCATTAA
- the cd7al gene encoding cd7 antigen-like isoform X1 has translation MKSPHVIVCFAIVSSATAYGNITYLRRHTNDSVEFPCACKDTRTKMFAFAIKRIWLDPLQVLYVHVEVERGTPHDAYQGRVFEKRDVGKRSISVNITHLRPNDTDIYQCVFFHDDSLAGYDGVPGVTEFFLHVDSAEPCSCYDYKPFLYSLSTVAGLLCLCVLGLSRAFCPQKQPTHQPVYEEMRGMVQNH, from the exons ATGAAGTCTCCACATGTTATTGTATGCTTTGCCATTGTCTCCTCAGCCACTG CGTATGGGAATATTACATATCTTCGCAGACACACAAATGATTCCGTCGAGTTCCCTTGTGCGTGCAAGGACACCAGAACCAAAATGTTTGCTTTCGCTATAAAGCGCATCTGGCTGGATCCTTTACAAGTGCTGTATGTGCACGTGGAGGTTGAGCGAGGGACCCCCCATGACGCGTATCAGGGCCGGGTCTTTGAGAAGAGGGACGTGGGGAAACGGAGCATCAGCGTGAACATCACACACCTGCGGCCAAACGACACAGACATCTACCAGTGTGTGTTTTTCCATGACGATTCTCTCGCTGGATACGATGGAGTGCCTGGTGTGACAGAGTTCTTTCTCCATGTGGACTCTG CAGAACCATGCAGTTGCTATGACTACAAGCCTTTCCTGTACTCCCTGTCCACAGTGGCAGGActgctctgtctctgtgtgctgggcttATCTCGGGCGTTCTGT CCTCAGAAGCAGCCGACACACCAGCCTGTCTACGAGGAGATGAGGGGTATGGTGCAAAACCATTAA
- the pecam1b gene encoding platelet endothelial cell adhesion molecule isoform X1 codes for MWVSRQSSPTCVHASLWAVLAVLLTCTEAQSGSIIKKVTLSVEPAEEVECGTNLTLTCAADASHASGVQPAYSYSFFKDYKEREEALVRPSDNVERAVYSIRNARAFHSGTYQCKVVIDGQSRKSNTQEVVVTGLQTPVLTVDKTVVREGEAVSATCRAEEEAGLLVFSIKDGSEEVYRGEGDRGHVQQLISLHQGRTAKLTCSYFIATGIRTLQSNVSGVVSVVVQELDITPSVTVLPQTGVIEGDNVNIMCSVNPHYKNLHALSLQLMKGTQILKSNMTNSTYSKDVVAADSGEYECSAQLDNVRKASFINLTVRELFSQPKVNILPSSVFEGQQFNVSCHSENFASERIREDVKYSILRNDDNVTLGQFRGEYTAVAGTKTNGNYRCSAQVGHIIKWSTSEPFKAKVLVSRPNISVMGNVVLGHPFQILCVSKNGSLPINYTLKWKHIDVNHSVSTQPEHKAVFTAIIHSEAEIHNFMCGAQNHNLSLPVTSAALSAQVIVPVQKSYLTVVPTPEDIAEGHDVYLICSIRRGTPPITFKWYRSDVERPLYSAVLSTNSSSHTLADVQKENSGTYYCEAQNYGNERAFSNKVTFTVNMARWKKALIIGACLLIVTLVVSFLLIRYRAMRARVSRGSKAGVWSERPPGPVVGDTEEPEEPNVEYAEVMHSNAVDPSLVPLKKGTDTVYSEVQTASQGFGGVY; via the exons ATGTGGGTGTCACGGCAGTCGTCTCCTACCTGTGTCCACGCGTCCCTCTGGGCTGTCCTGGCTGTCCTGCTCACCT GTACGGAAGCCCAATCAG GGTCAATAATAAAGAAGGTGACGCTGTCTGTGGAGCCGGCGGAGGAGGTGGAGTGCGGCACCAACCTGACTCTCACCTGCGCGGCGGACGCCAGCCACGCCAGCGGCGTTCAGCCGGCCTACAGCTACAGCTTCTTCAAAGACTACAAGGAGCGCGAGGAGGCGCTCGTGAGGCCGAGCGACAACGTGGAGCGCGCCGTCTACTCCATCCGCAATGCACGCGCGTTTCACTCGGGCACGTACCAGTGCAAGGTTGTGATCGACGGGCAAAGCAGAAAGAGCAACACGCAAGAGGTCGTCGTCACAG GGCTGCAGACGCCAGTGCTGACAGTGGACAAGACGGTGGTGAGGGAGGGCGAGGCTGTGAGCGCCACCTGCAGGGCGGAGGAGGAAGCGGGCCTGCTGGTATTCTCCATTAAAGACGGCTCGGAGGAGGTGTACCGGGGGGAGGGCGACAGGGGCCACGTGCAGCAGCTCATCTCCCTGCACCAGGGGAGGACCGCCAAGCTGACCTGCTCTTATTTCATTGCCACGGGAATCCGAACCTTGCAGTCAAATGTCAGCGGCGTGGTCAGTGTTGTCGTGCAGG AGCTCGACATCACACCATCGGTCACGGTGCTTCCCCAGACGGGGGTCATCGAGGGAGATAACGTGAACATCATGTGTAGCGTGAACCCTCATTACAAGAACCTGCACGCCCTCTCACTTCAGCTCATGAAGGGGACGCAAATCCTCAAGTCCAACATGACAAACTCCACTTACAGCAAAGACGTCGTGGCAGCAGACAGCGGGGAGTACGAGTGTAGTGCCCAGTTGGACAATGTGAGAAAAGCCAGCTTTATAAATCTCACAGTCCGAG AGCTGTTCTCCCAGCCAAAGGTAAATATACTCCCCAGCAGTGTGTTTGAGGGTCAACAATTTAACGTGAGCTGTCATAGCGAGAACTTCGCATCGGAAAGAATCCGTGAAGACGTGAAGTACTCGATCTTAAGGAATGACGATAACGTGACACTTGGCCAGTTCAGGGGCGAGTACACGGCTGTGGCTGGGACGAAGACCAATGGGAATTATAGGTGTAGCGCTCAAGTAGGCCACATCATCAAGTGGAGCACCTCTGAGCCCTTCAAAGCAAAAG TGCTTGTCTCCAGGCCCAACATCAGTGTGATGGGGAACGTCGTTTTGGGACACCCCTTTCAGATCCTCTGCGTCTCCAAGAATGGGAGTCTTCCTATTAACTACACGCTGAAATGGAAGCACATAGATGTGAACCACAGTGTTTCCACACAGCCAGAACACAAGGCCGTGTTCACCGCCATCATCCACTCAGAAGCCGAAATCCACAACTTCATGTGTGGGGCACAGAATCACAACCTCAGTCTGCCTGTGACAAGTGCAGCTCTCTCGGCTCAGGTTATAG TTCCCGTGCAGAAGTCGTATCTCACCGTCGTCCCGACCCCCGAGGACATTGCCGAGGGCCATGACGTCTACCTCATATGCAGCATCAGGAGGGGCACGCCGCCCATCACCTTCAAATGGTACCGCAGTGACGTGGAGAGGCCGCTGTACAGCGCTGTGCTGTCGACCAATTCCTCGTCACACACGCTTGCGGACGTGCAAAAAGAAAACAGCGGCACGTACTACTGCGAAGCTCAAAACTATGGCAACGAAAGGGCCTTCAGCAACAAAGTGAccttcacag TGAATATGGCCAGGTGGAAGAAGGCTCTAATCATTGGCGCGTGCCTGCTGATTGTGACTTTGGTGGTGAGCTTCCTGCTGATCCGCTACAGGGCTATGCGAG ctCGCGTGAGCAGAGGCAGCAAAGCTGGCGTGTGGAGCGAGAGGCCTCCAGGTCCAG TGGTAGGAGATACGGAGGAACCAGAAGAGCCTAATGTGGAGTATGCAGAGGTGATGCATTCGAATGCAGTGGACCCCAGTCTGG TTCCACTGAAGAAAGGTACAGATACCGTGTACAGTGAGGTTCAGACTGCTTCACAAG GGTTTGGTGGAGTGTACTGA
- the pecam1b gene encoding platelet endothelial cell adhesion molecule isoform X2 yields the protein MWVSRQSSPTCVHASLWAVLAVLLTCTEAQSGSIIKKVTLSVEPAEEVECGTNLTLTCAADASHASGVQPAYSYSFFKDYKEREEALVRPSDNVERAVYSIRNARAFHSGTYQCKVVIDGQSRKSNTQEVVVTGLQTPVLTVDKTVVREGEAVSATCRAEEEAGLLVFSIKDGSEEVYRGEGDRGHVQQLISLHQGRTAKLTCSYFIATGIRTLQSNVSGVVSVVVQELDITPSVTVLPQTGVIEGDNVNIMCSVNPHYKNLHALSLQLMKGTQILKSNMTNSTYSKDVVAADSGEYECSAQLDNVRKASFINLTVRELFSQPKVNILPSSVFEGQQFNVSCHSENFASERIREDVKYSILRNDDNVTLGQFRGEYTAVAGTKTNGNYRCSAQVGHIIKWSTSEPFKAKVLVSRPNISVMGNVVLGHPFQILCVSKNGSLPINYTLKWKHIDVNHSVSTQPEHKAVFTAIIHSEAEIHNFMCGAQNHNLSLPVTSAALSAQVIVPVQKSYLTVVPTPEDIAEGHDVYLICSIRRGTPPITFKWYRSDVERPLYSAVLSTNSSSHTLADVQKENSGTYYCEAQNYGNERAFSNKVTFTVNMARWKKALIIGACLLIVTLVVSFLLIRYRAMRGKRETAVELSVKPASPKSDDTVI from the exons ATGTGGGTGTCACGGCAGTCGTCTCCTACCTGTGTCCACGCGTCCCTCTGGGCTGTCCTGGCTGTCCTGCTCACCT GTACGGAAGCCCAATCAG GGTCAATAATAAAGAAGGTGACGCTGTCTGTGGAGCCGGCGGAGGAGGTGGAGTGCGGCACCAACCTGACTCTCACCTGCGCGGCGGACGCCAGCCACGCCAGCGGCGTTCAGCCGGCCTACAGCTACAGCTTCTTCAAAGACTACAAGGAGCGCGAGGAGGCGCTCGTGAGGCCGAGCGACAACGTGGAGCGCGCCGTCTACTCCATCCGCAATGCACGCGCGTTTCACTCGGGCACGTACCAGTGCAAGGTTGTGATCGACGGGCAAAGCAGAAAGAGCAACACGCAAGAGGTCGTCGTCACAG GGCTGCAGACGCCAGTGCTGACAGTGGACAAGACGGTGGTGAGGGAGGGCGAGGCTGTGAGCGCCACCTGCAGGGCGGAGGAGGAAGCGGGCCTGCTGGTATTCTCCATTAAAGACGGCTCGGAGGAGGTGTACCGGGGGGAGGGCGACAGGGGCCACGTGCAGCAGCTCATCTCCCTGCACCAGGGGAGGACCGCCAAGCTGACCTGCTCTTATTTCATTGCCACGGGAATCCGAACCTTGCAGTCAAATGTCAGCGGCGTGGTCAGTGTTGTCGTGCAGG AGCTCGACATCACACCATCGGTCACGGTGCTTCCCCAGACGGGGGTCATCGAGGGAGATAACGTGAACATCATGTGTAGCGTGAACCCTCATTACAAGAACCTGCACGCCCTCTCACTTCAGCTCATGAAGGGGACGCAAATCCTCAAGTCCAACATGACAAACTCCACTTACAGCAAAGACGTCGTGGCAGCAGACAGCGGGGAGTACGAGTGTAGTGCCCAGTTGGACAATGTGAGAAAAGCCAGCTTTATAAATCTCACAGTCCGAG AGCTGTTCTCCCAGCCAAAGGTAAATATACTCCCCAGCAGTGTGTTTGAGGGTCAACAATTTAACGTGAGCTGTCATAGCGAGAACTTCGCATCGGAAAGAATCCGTGAAGACGTGAAGTACTCGATCTTAAGGAATGACGATAACGTGACACTTGGCCAGTTCAGGGGCGAGTACACGGCTGTGGCTGGGACGAAGACCAATGGGAATTATAGGTGTAGCGCTCAAGTAGGCCACATCATCAAGTGGAGCACCTCTGAGCCCTTCAAAGCAAAAG TGCTTGTCTCCAGGCCCAACATCAGTGTGATGGGGAACGTCGTTTTGGGACACCCCTTTCAGATCCTCTGCGTCTCCAAGAATGGGAGTCTTCCTATTAACTACACGCTGAAATGGAAGCACATAGATGTGAACCACAGTGTTTCCACACAGCCAGAACACAAGGCCGTGTTCACCGCCATCATCCACTCAGAAGCCGAAATCCACAACTTCATGTGTGGGGCACAGAATCACAACCTCAGTCTGCCTGTGACAAGTGCAGCTCTCTCGGCTCAGGTTATAG TTCCCGTGCAGAAGTCGTATCTCACCGTCGTCCCGACCCCCGAGGACATTGCCGAGGGCCATGACGTCTACCTCATATGCAGCATCAGGAGGGGCACGCCGCCCATCACCTTCAAATGGTACCGCAGTGACGTGGAGAGGCCGCTGTACAGCGCTGTGCTGTCGACCAATTCCTCGTCACACACGCTTGCGGACGTGCAAAAAGAAAACAGCGGCACGTACTACTGCGAAGCTCAAAACTATGGCAACGAAAGGGCCTTCAGCAACAAAGTGAccttcacag TGAATATGGCCAGGTGGAAGAAGGCTCTAATCATTGGCGCGTGCCTGCTGATTGTGACTTTGGTGGTGAGCTTCCTGCTGATCCGCTACAGGGCTATGCGAG gTAAACGAGAGACCGCTGTTGAACTCTCCGT AAAGCCTGCAAGCCCTAAATCAGATGACACAGTAATATGA
- the pecam1b gene encoding platelet endothelial cell adhesion molecule isoform X3, whose product MWVSRQSSPTCVHASLWAVLAVLLTCTEAQSGSIIKKVTLSVEPAEEVECGTNLTLTCAADASHASGVQPAYSYSFFKDYKEREEALVRPSDNVERAVYSIRNARAFHSGTYQCKVVIDGQSRKSNTQEVVVTGLQTPVLTVDKTVVREGEAVSATCRAEEEAGLLVFSIKDGSEEVYRGEGDRGHVQQLISLHQGRTAKLTCSYFIATGIRTLQSNVSGVVSVVVQELDITPSVTVLPQTGVIEGDNVNIMCSVNPHYKNLHALSLQLMKGTQILKSNMTNSTYSKDVVAADSGEYECSAQLDNVRKASFINLTVRELFSQPKVNILPSSVFEGQQFNVSCHSENFASERIREDVKYSILRNDDNVTLGQFRGEYTAVAGTKTNGNYRCSAQVGHIIKWSTSEPFKAKVLVSRPNISVMGNVVLGHPFQILCVSKNGSLPINYTLKWKHIDVNHSVSTQPEHKAVFTAIIHSEAEIHNFMCGAQNHNLSLPVTSAALSAQVIVPVQKSYLTVVPTPEDIAEGHDVYLICSIRRGTPPITFKWYRSDVERPLYSAVLSTNSSSHTLADVQKENSGTYYCEAQNYGNERAFSNKVTFTVNMARWKKALIIGACLLIVTLVVSFLLIRYRAMRGKRETAVELSVLQALNQMTQ is encoded by the exons ATGTGGGTGTCACGGCAGTCGTCTCCTACCTGTGTCCACGCGTCCCTCTGGGCTGTCCTGGCTGTCCTGCTCACCT GTACGGAAGCCCAATCAG GGTCAATAATAAAGAAGGTGACGCTGTCTGTGGAGCCGGCGGAGGAGGTGGAGTGCGGCACCAACCTGACTCTCACCTGCGCGGCGGACGCCAGCCACGCCAGCGGCGTTCAGCCGGCCTACAGCTACAGCTTCTTCAAAGACTACAAGGAGCGCGAGGAGGCGCTCGTGAGGCCGAGCGACAACGTGGAGCGCGCCGTCTACTCCATCCGCAATGCACGCGCGTTTCACTCGGGCACGTACCAGTGCAAGGTTGTGATCGACGGGCAAAGCAGAAAGAGCAACACGCAAGAGGTCGTCGTCACAG GGCTGCAGACGCCAGTGCTGACAGTGGACAAGACGGTGGTGAGGGAGGGCGAGGCTGTGAGCGCCACCTGCAGGGCGGAGGAGGAAGCGGGCCTGCTGGTATTCTCCATTAAAGACGGCTCGGAGGAGGTGTACCGGGGGGAGGGCGACAGGGGCCACGTGCAGCAGCTCATCTCCCTGCACCAGGGGAGGACCGCCAAGCTGACCTGCTCTTATTTCATTGCCACGGGAATCCGAACCTTGCAGTCAAATGTCAGCGGCGTGGTCAGTGTTGTCGTGCAGG AGCTCGACATCACACCATCGGTCACGGTGCTTCCCCAGACGGGGGTCATCGAGGGAGATAACGTGAACATCATGTGTAGCGTGAACCCTCATTACAAGAACCTGCACGCCCTCTCACTTCAGCTCATGAAGGGGACGCAAATCCTCAAGTCCAACATGACAAACTCCACTTACAGCAAAGACGTCGTGGCAGCAGACAGCGGGGAGTACGAGTGTAGTGCCCAGTTGGACAATGTGAGAAAAGCCAGCTTTATAAATCTCACAGTCCGAG AGCTGTTCTCCCAGCCAAAGGTAAATATACTCCCCAGCAGTGTGTTTGAGGGTCAACAATTTAACGTGAGCTGTCATAGCGAGAACTTCGCATCGGAAAGAATCCGTGAAGACGTGAAGTACTCGATCTTAAGGAATGACGATAACGTGACACTTGGCCAGTTCAGGGGCGAGTACACGGCTGTGGCTGGGACGAAGACCAATGGGAATTATAGGTGTAGCGCTCAAGTAGGCCACATCATCAAGTGGAGCACCTCTGAGCCCTTCAAAGCAAAAG TGCTTGTCTCCAGGCCCAACATCAGTGTGATGGGGAACGTCGTTTTGGGACACCCCTTTCAGATCCTCTGCGTCTCCAAGAATGGGAGTCTTCCTATTAACTACACGCTGAAATGGAAGCACATAGATGTGAACCACAGTGTTTCCACACAGCCAGAACACAAGGCCGTGTTCACCGCCATCATCCACTCAGAAGCCGAAATCCACAACTTCATGTGTGGGGCACAGAATCACAACCTCAGTCTGCCTGTGACAAGTGCAGCTCTCTCGGCTCAGGTTATAG TTCCCGTGCAGAAGTCGTATCTCACCGTCGTCCCGACCCCCGAGGACATTGCCGAGGGCCATGACGTCTACCTCATATGCAGCATCAGGAGGGGCACGCCGCCCATCACCTTCAAATGGTACCGCAGTGACGTGGAGAGGCCGCTGTACAGCGCTGTGCTGTCGACCAATTCCTCGTCACACACGCTTGCGGACGTGCAAAAAGAAAACAGCGGCACGTACTACTGCGAAGCTCAAAACTATGGCAACGAAAGGGCCTTCAGCAACAAAGTGAccttcacag TGAATATGGCCAGGTGGAAGAAGGCTCTAATCATTGGCGCGTGCCTGCTGATTGTGACTTTGGTGGTGAGCTTCCTGCTGATCCGCTACAGGGCTATGCGAG gTAAACGAGAGACCGCTGTTGAACTCTCCGT CCTGCAAGCCCTAAATCAGATGACACAGTAA
- the pecam1b gene encoding platelet endothelial cell adhesion molecule isoform X4, with translation MWVSRQSSPTCVHASLWAVLAVLLTCTEAQSGSIIKKVTLSVEPAEEVECGTNLTLTCAADASHASGVQPAYSYSFFKDYKEREEALVRPSDNVERAVYSIRNARAFHSGTYQCKVVIDGQSRKSNTQEVVVTGLQTPVLTVDKTVVREGEAVSATCRAEEEAGLLVFSIKDGSEEVYRGEGDRGHVQQLISLHQGRTAKLTCSYFIATGIRTLQSNVSGVVSVVVQELDITPSVTVLPQTGVIEGDNVNIMCSVNPHYKNLHALSLQLMKGTQILKSNMTNSTYSKDVVAADSGEYECSAQLDNVRKASFINLTVRELFSQPKVNILPSSVFEGQQFNVSCHSENFASERIREDVKYSILRNDDNVTLGQFRGEYTAVAGTKTNGNYRCSAQVGHIIKWSTSEPFKAKVLVSRPNISVMGNVVLGHPFQILCVSKNGSLPINYTLKWKHIDVNHSVSTQPEHKAVFTAIIHSEAEIHNFMCGAQNHNLSLPVTSAALSAQVIVPVQKSYLTVVPTPEDIAEGHDVYLICSIRRGTPPITFKWYRSDVERPLYSAVLSTNSSSHTLADVQKENSGTYYCEAQNYGNERAFSNKVTFTVNMARWKKALIIGACLLIVTLVVSFLLIRYRAMRGRETYSLPSVSIAPHA, from the exons ATGTGGGTGTCACGGCAGTCGTCTCCTACCTGTGTCCACGCGTCCCTCTGGGCTGTCCTGGCTGTCCTGCTCACCT GTACGGAAGCCCAATCAG GGTCAATAATAAAGAAGGTGACGCTGTCTGTGGAGCCGGCGGAGGAGGTGGAGTGCGGCACCAACCTGACTCTCACCTGCGCGGCGGACGCCAGCCACGCCAGCGGCGTTCAGCCGGCCTACAGCTACAGCTTCTTCAAAGACTACAAGGAGCGCGAGGAGGCGCTCGTGAGGCCGAGCGACAACGTGGAGCGCGCCGTCTACTCCATCCGCAATGCACGCGCGTTTCACTCGGGCACGTACCAGTGCAAGGTTGTGATCGACGGGCAAAGCAGAAAGAGCAACACGCAAGAGGTCGTCGTCACAG GGCTGCAGACGCCAGTGCTGACAGTGGACAAGACGGTGGTGAGGGAGGGCGAGGCTGTGAGCGCCACCTGCAGGGCGGAGGAGGAAGCGGGCCTGCTGGTATTCTCCATTAAAGACGGCTCGGAGGAGGTGTACCGGGGGGAGGGCGACAGGGGCCACGTGCAGCAGCTCATCTCCCTGCACCAGGGGAGGACCGCCAAGCTGACCTGCTCTTATTTCATTGCCACGGGAATCCGAACCTTGCAGTCAAATGTCAGCGGCGTGGTCAGTGTTGTCGTGCAGG AGCTCGACATCACACCATCGGTCACGGTGCTTCCCCAGACGGGGGTCATCGAGGGAGATAACGTGAACATCATGTGTAGCGTGAACCCTCATTACAAGAACCTGCACGCCCTCTCACTTCAGCTCATGAAGGGGACGCAAATCCTCAAGTCCAACATGACAAACTCCACTTACAGCAAAGACGTCGTGGCAGCAGACAGCGGGGAGTACGAGTGTAGTGCCCAGTTGGACAATGTGAGAAAAGCCAGCTTTATAAATCTCACAGTCCGAG AGCTGTTCTCCCAGCCAAAGGTAAATATACTCCCCAGCAGTGTGTTTGAGGGTCAACAATTTAACGTGAGCTGTCATAGCGAGAACTTCGCATCGGAAAGAATCCGTGAAGACGTGAAGTACTCGATCTTAAGGAATGACGATAACGTGACACTTGGCCAGTTCAGGGGCGAGTACACGGCTGTGGCTGGGACGAAGACCAATGGGAATTATAGGTGTAGCGCTCAAGTAGGCCACATCATCAAGTGGAGCACCTCTGAGCCCTTCAAAGCAAAAG TGCTTGTCTCCAGGCCCAACATCAGTGTGATGGGGAACGTCGTTTTGGGACACCCCTTTCAGATCCTCTGCGTCTCCAAGAATGGGAGTCTTCCTATTAACTACACGCTGAAATGGAAGCACATAGATGTGAACCACAGTGTTTCCACACAGCCAGAACACAAGGCCGTGTTCACCGCCATCATCCACTCAGAAGCCGAAATCCACAACTTCATGTGTGGGGCACAGAATCACAACCTCAGTCTGCCTGTGACAAGTGCAGCTCTCTCGGCTCAGGTTATAG TTCCCGTGCAGAAGTCGTATCTCACCGTCGTCCCGACCCCCGAGGACATTGCCGAGGGCCATGACGTCTACCTCATATGCAGCATCAGGAGGGGCACGCCGCCCATCACCTTCAAATGGTACCGCAGTGACGTGGAGAGGCCGCTGTACAGCGCTGTGCTGTCGACCAATTCCTCGTCACACACGCTTGCGGACGTGCAAAAAGAAAACAGCGGCACGTACTACTGCGAAGCTCAAAACTATGGCAACGAAAGGGCCTTCAGCAACAAAGTGAccttcacag TGAATATGGCCAGGTGGAAGAAGGCTCTAATCATTGGCGCGTGCCTGCTGATTGTGACTTTGGTGGTGAGCTTCCTGCTGATCCGCTACAGGGCTATGCGAGGTAGAGAGACCTACAGCCTGCCTAGCGTCTCCATAGCCCCGCATGCCTGA